The bacterium DNA window ATGGAAGCGGCGACCAAGTGGATGCAGGACAATATGAAGAATGGGGATGTTGTGGTGGGCGATTGCGCGCCGCCGCTTTGCGCGGAAACTCAGATACAAAGTGTTCTGGTCAGTCCAGGCCTTTGCAATTGGCCATATCCTATCGAGCGATTTAATGCCACTTACGTAACGATGTTGGGTGATGGGGTTCAGGCGGAAGAATGGTGGCGGCGGGGCTACCCAGACCTAATCCAACCAGCCAATGTCGCCCACATCTTCCAATTCGGCAAGTATAAAGTCTCTCTCTATAAGATTCCGCCCCAAGGACCGGGACGCAATAGGACTGAACAAGCATGGCCTCTGTAAAAACGCAGCCAACAGAATCGACCCTAAATGACCGAAGGTTCGTACTACTAGCCGCATTTGGATTTGCTCTGCTGACCCTAATGCCCTATTTAATTGGCGCTATATTAACCTATGGCCGCCATTATCTCTGGCTTAACTTTAATGCTCAGGACAACTGCGTTTACCTTGCCTGGATCCGACAAGCATGGGAAGGGCATTGGACATTCACAAACCGCTTCACCACCGATTCTCAGCACAGTATCACTATCAACTTATTCTTCTGGCTACTTGGACGGCTTTCTCGCCTAACCGGCCTATCGGGTCTGTTTTGGCTTCACACAGCCCGAACAGTTGCCGCATTCGCATTCGTACCGGTGGTTTATGCGCTCTTAAGACAGTTGGATATCGAGACGCGCAAAGCTAGATGGGCGCTTCTTTTTGTGCTGCTTTCATCCGGCTTTGGATGGCTATGGTGGTGTGCTTGGTGGAGACCTATTCGGCTCAGTACCCCCGTTGATATGTGGCAACCGGAAGCGATAACTTACCTCAGCTTCTATCTCAACCCGATTTTCGCTGTATCGCTGCTCTTAATGGTCAGCAGCTTCTATGCATTGCTTCGAGCAGAAAAAGAAGGAAGCTGGCGCTGGGCATTTGGCGCAGGCCTATTGATGCTTATCATCGGCAACATCCACTCCTACGACTATCTCCATCTGGCGGCAGCATGGGGGCTGTATCTGGTAGTGCGAAGAGCCAATAGAAAAGTCTTAGTACAATCAGCCTCAGCATTTCTCATCGCCATGCCATCGGTGGCTTATCAATATTATCTTTACAAAACAGAAGCCGTATTCCGACTTCGCGCCGATGTCCCAACTCTTTCGCCGCATCTTTTCTATTATATGATGGGTTATGGTCTACTAATGATCGGCACAATCCTGCTCCTAGCTTGGCGGCAGAGAACAAAGACGCACCCATTCCTTATATGTTGGGCGATCGCCGGTCTGGCTATAGCGTATGTCCCCGTTGCCTTCCAACGAAAGATGCTCATGGGAGAACACATCCCGTTGGCGGCGCTATTTGGAATCCTGCTAATAGGATTGCTGGAAAGCAAAGCTCCAAAAAAGGTAGCAGCAATCGCATTTGCTATCTTAATGCTTACCACATTCAGCAACATTCGATGGGTCTATCGGGACTTGGTCCGTGTACAGGTCCAATCGATGGATGTATTGAAAGAAGATCGAACTTCGATAACCTCAGGCGAAACCGAAATGTTGGCTTGGATAGACGCGAATCTGCCGAAGAATGCAGCGATATTAGCCCCTCCCTCGTTTTCACTCTACATCCCGCCATTTGCTGGCAGACGAGTGTATTGCGGCCATTGGGGAGAAACTCCTTTTTATCCAACCAAACGATTAATTGTCTATGGAATGCTAGCCGGTGGAATAGCAGAGGAGTTGTTAGCAAACACAAAAACTGACTATATCGCCACCTATAAAGGCAAACCAGCCTGGAAAGGAATCCAGCTTGATGACCTCTCGAAGAACACTCCTCCTTGGCTGCATCTAGTGCACTCCAATAAGAAAATGCTCCTCTATAAAGTTCGCTGAAACCATCTGGCGGCTTTAGGAAGGGATCTTCTTTACCCTAAGGCATTTTGTGGTTGATGATACGGGCAATGTCAAGATACATTACGGACATGAAGATGCCTACGATCATCACAAGCCCTATGTATTGGACCACTACTTGAGCACGGAGAGAAAGCTTTCTCCCCCCCCTTAATCGCTCAACAAAAAGTAATAGTATATGACCGCCGTCTAAGATTGGGATCGGGAATAAGTTAATAAAGCCCAATGAAATACTAAGAGAACCAGCCAGCATTAGAAGTGAGCCAAATCCTTTCTCTGTGGCTTTACGAGTGATGCTCACAATTGCAATTGGCCCCCCGACATTCTCCTTGATCTTCTTGCCGCTCTTAAACATCCCTACCATATCGCCAAGCATTCTCACAGTAAACTGGGAGCCAAAAACGAATGCCTGGGCTGGACCGAGACGTTTTAATTCATATTCAGGTGAAAAGCCGATTTTGGCATTCTGGCTGAACTTGCCGCTTAACGGGTCTATGTTTTTTGGAGAAGCTTTTAACTCAATTTGAGAGCTGCCACGCTTGATTGAGAGTGTGATTACCTTACCGCCACTCACTTTGACTATATTGTACATAGTATCCCAATTCGGCGTCGGCTGGTTATCAATCGCTAAAATACGGTCCCCTGTCTTCAACCCTATTCTAGAAGCTTCAGATTTAGGCGATACTACATCTACCACTGGAAGCGGGCGATCAGCTACTCCAACTGACATACAGAGAAAGACAAAAACGATATACCCGAAAAGAATGCTCGCAAGAGGACCGGCAAAAACAGCAAAGACACGTTGACCCCATGATTTCGTGCTGAATCCACCTTCGATATCTTCTTCATCAGGAGTCATTCCTGCAATTTTTACGAAGCCGCCAATTGGAAGCCAACGAATGGTGAAGAGGGTTTCCCCATGATGGCCAAGTCTAGCAAGAATCGGCCCCATTCCAATTGCAAACTCATCAACGCGCATTTTAGCGCGCTTAGCGGCCAAATAATGTCCGCCTTCATGCGCTAAAACCAACAGGCCTAATATGATAATGAAATTAATTACTGAAAATATCCAAACTTGCATCAGTTCTAAGTCCTCCTACTGCCCTGTTCCTACTGCCCTGTTCCTTCTGTCATTGAAACTGCTACCTGGCGAGCAACTTTGCGCGCCCATTGATCGTTTTCAACAATCGATTCAAATGAAACCTCTACAGGGTTATGCCGCGTCATCACTATTTGTATAATACGTGGAATCTCTGCCAAAGCGATCTTTCTTTGTAAAAATAATTCGACTGCAGCTTCATTGGCTCCGTTCATGACCGTCGGCATAGTCTTGCCCGTTCGCGCAGCATGATAGGCCAAGCTCAAGCATGGAAACCTCTGCGTGTCCGGTTCCGTAAAAGTCAAACCGCCAACTTTTGTAAGGTCAAGTCTTGGGAGATGGCTATCTACCCGCTCAGGATAAAGAAGCGCATATTGAATGGGCAGACGCATATCAGGAAGGCCCATTTGCCCCAAAATCGAGCCGTCTTTAAACTGGACCATCGAGTGAACGATGCTTTGCGGATGAATCACTACTTCAATCTGACTCACGTCCACCCCAAAAAGCCAGTGAGCCTCGATAACCTCAAGCCCTTTATTCATGAGGGTTGCGGAATTTATAGTTACCAAAGACCCCATCTGCCAAGTTGGATGCTGGAGCGCCTCATCAACCGTTACCCGATGCAAATCTGAAGCTGAACTGTTAGCGAAAGGCCCTCCGGAAGCGGTAAGAAGTATCTTTTCAATCTGCTCCGGTCGGCTTCCCTGAAGGCATTGGAAAATAGCCGAATGCTCGCTGTCGATGGGTAAAAGAGGTGCTTTTTTCCGTTTGAGCATCTTGGTAATAAGCTCACCGCCTGCCACCAAAACCTCTTTACTGGCCAAAGCAATCGTTTTGCCGGCTTCAATTGCGGCAACAGTCGGCTTAAATCCAGCGACACCGGCAACGCCCACAACCACTATGTCAGCCTCTGGCATCGTGCTCAGTTCACATAAACCTTCGATACCCTCAACCACTTTGACATCAGTACCGGCAAAGATATCACGCGCCTCGCGTGCAGCTTCGGGATCGACTAAACCAATAAGCTTAACTCCCAAGGCACGCGCTTGTTCGGCAACTCCGGCAGCATTTTTATTGGCTGCAAGAGCGACAATCCGGATTTCGTCCTTAAGGCGTGAAGCAACATCCAATACCTGTCGACCGATCGAACCGGTCGAACCAAGCACGACTACTCGCCTAATTCCATTCTTTGACACTACTTCTTCTCAATTCCCCCGAATTTTCGTATGCGCTTTTGATAATCAATCAGCGCCGTTATCAATTCGTCCTTTGTAAAATCAGGCCAAAATGTTTGGGTGACATAAATCTCCGCGTAGGCAATCTGCCACAAGAGAAAATTACTCACCCGCATCTCCCCCGCAGTTCGAATGAGGAGATCAGGGTCAGGCAATGCAGCCGTATAAAGCCGGCTCGAAATTGCATTATCATCGATTGATTCGGGATCGAGCGCCCCAGCGGCAGCTTCACGCGCCAGTGATTTAGCGGCATCGACAATCTCTGCCCTCCCGCCATAATTGATTGCCAGGTTAAGTGTCAGGCGGGTGTTATTCCGTGTCGTCTCCATACCCGTTAAAAGAGCTTCTCGAAGCGAATCAGGAAGTTGATCTATTCGCCCGCAGAAGGTTACTCGAACCCCGTTCTTATGAAGTTCACGAAGCTGCTCTTTAATCGCATGCTCAATGAGGCTCATCAAACCACTAACCTCATCCATCGGCCTTCGCCAATTTTCAACACTGAACACATAAAGCGTCAGCGTTGAAATGCCTACATCCGTTGAGAACCTAACAATCTCTTGGACGGTCTTATAGCCACGACGATGACCCAATAAACGAGGAAGGCCGCGCTTCTGAGCCCAACGGCCATTGCCATCCATAATAATCGCGATATGCGAAGGAAGCCGTGTTAAATCAACACCGTGAGATTGCGCATATTCGCGAGTGGATGCTTCGCTCGAATCGATTGCGGAGCGCCCCTTGGATGCCATCAGACCTCCAACAGCTCTTCTTCCTTCTTCTTCTGGAGCTGTGTTGCCTGCTCGATATATTTATCAGTCACTTTCTGAACTTTTTCTTCTGCGCGCTTACGATCATCTTCCGATATCTTCTTAGCTTTCTCTTCAGCCTTGAGGTGATCGTTGATGTCGCGTCGCACATTACGAATAGCCACATGAGCTTCTTCACCGCGCTTATGAAGCTGCTTAATCATTTCTTTGCGGCGATCTTCAGTCAAAGGCGGGATATTCAGGCGAATACCGGCGCTATCGGACATTGGGTTAATACCAAGGTCTGACTTCTGAATGGCCTTTTCAATAAGCGGATAGGCGCTCTTATCCCAGGGTGTAATGAGAATTTGGCGTGGTTCAGGTACGCTGATATTAGCGAGTTGATTAAGATGGGTTGGCGTCCCAAAATAATCGACTGTGATCCGTTCAAGCATCATAGGGTTCGCCCGTCCCGTACGAAATGTTTGAAAATCATGGCTAGCATGCTCCACGGCCTGCTGCATTCGTTTTTCCGCATCTTTCAATAGGTCTTCAACCATCTTGTTTCCCTCCAATTGTAGTGCCGATGTTTGCGCCTAGTACTGCGCGCAATATATTTCCATAATCATTGATATCGAAAACGATGACCGGAAGTTTGTTCTCCATACACATGGCCAATGCTGTCAGGTCCATAACCTTCAGCTTCCGCTCAATCGCCTCATCGTAACTGAGAGCATTATATCGAATGGCATCCGGATAGATGTTTGGGTCTTTATCGTAAACGCCATCGACTTTTGTCGCCTTCAAAAGCACATCCGCGTGAAGTTCAATGGCTCTAAGAGAAGCAGCCGTATCGGTCGTGAAGAACGGATTACCCGTTCCAGCAGCCAAAATGACCACTCGACCCTTTTCAAGATGTCGAACAGCTCGTCGCCGAATAAACGGCTCGGCTACTGCCGA harbors:
- a CDS encoding M50 family metallopeptidase, whose amino-acid sequence is MQVWIFSVINFIIILGLLVLAHEGGHYLAAKRAKMRVDEFAIGMGPILARLGHHGETLFTIRWLPIGGFVKIAGMTPDEEDIEGGFSTKSWGQRVFAVFAGPLASILFGYIVFVFLCMSVGVADRPLPVVDVVSPKSEASRIGLKTGDRILAIDNQPTPNWDTMYNIVKVSGGKVITLSIKRGSSQIELKASPKNIDPLSGKFSQNAKIGFSPEYELKRLGPAQAFVFGSQFTVRMLGDMVGMFKSGKKIKENVGGPIAIVSITRKATEKGFGSLLMLAGSLSISLGFINLFPIPILDGGHILLLFVERLRGGRKLSLRAQVVVQYIGLVMIVGIFMSVMYLDIARIINHKMP
- a CDS encoding 1-deoxy-D-xylulose-5-phosphate reductoisomerase yields the protein MSKNGIRRVVVLGSTGSIGRQVLDVASRLKDEIRIVALAANKNAAGVAEQARALGVKLIGLVDPEAAREARDIFAGTDVKVVEGIEGLCELSTMPEADIVVVGVAGVAGFKPTVAAIEAGKTIALASKEVLVAGGELITKMLKRKKAPLLPIDSEHSAIFQCLQGSRPEQIEKILLTASGGPFANSSASDLHRVTVDEALQHPTWQMGSLVTINSATLMNKGLEVIEAHWLFGVDVSQIEVVIHPQSIVHSMVQFKDGSILGQMGLPDMRLPIQYALLYPERVDSHLPRLDLTKVGGLTFTEPDTQRFPCLSLAYHAARTGKTMPTVMNGANEAAVELFLQRKIALAEIPRIIQIVMTRHNPVEVSFESIVENDQWARKVARQVAVSMTEGTGQ
- a CDS encoding isoprenyl transferase; its protein translation is MASKGRSAIDSSEASTREYAQSHGVDLTRLPSHIAIIMDGNGRWAQKRGLPRLLGHRRGYKTVQEIVRFSTDVGISTLTLYVFSVENWRRPMDEVSGLMSLIEHAIKEQLRELHKNGVRVTFCGRIDQLPDSLREALLTGMETTRNNTRLTLNLAINYGGRAEIVDAAKSLAREAAAGALDPESIDDNAISSRLYTAALPDPDLLIRTAGEMRVSNFLLWQIAYAEIYVTQTFWPDFTKDELITALIDYQKRIRKFGGIEKK
- the frr gene encoding ribosome recycling factor, yielding MVEDLLKDAEKRMQQAVEHASHDFQTFRTGRANPMMLERITVDYFGTPTHLNQLANISVPEPRQILITPWDKSAYPLIEKAIQKSDLGINPMSDSAGIRLNIPPLTEDRRKEMIKQLHKRGEEAHVAIRNVRRDINDHLKAEEKAKKISEDDRKRAEEKVQKVTDKYIEQATQLQKKKEEELLEV
- the pyrH gene encoding UMP kinase — protein: MVADDDIEDNPRFKRVLLKLSGEVFAGGKGFGLDTETIHKIAREIAEVQALGVQIAIVVGAGNIIRGNVAAESGMEHATADYMGMLGTVINSLSLQEALETKFNVPTRVQSAITMSAVAEPFIRRRAVRHLEKGRVVILAAGTGNPFFTTDTAASLRAIELHADVLLKATKVDGVYDKDPNIYPDAIRYNALSYDEAIERKLKVMDLTALAMCMENKLPVIVFDINDYGNILRAVLGANIGTTIGGKQDG